Proteins encoded by one window of Pseudokineococcus lusitanus:
- a CDS encoding RrF2 family transcriptional regulator has protein sequence MRLTAKTDYALRAVCQLASRPGGATSDRISEAEGIPQRFLEAILRDLRRAGLVTSRRGPDGGHALAVDAETLTVADVIRAIDGPLALVRNLRPEQLDYRGASTALQDVWVALRAGERAILEATTVAMVVRDELPEVVLDRLPERRPPYEIGLDI, from the coding sequence GTGCGGCTGACCGCCAAGACCGACTACGCCCTGAGGGCGGTGTGCCAGCTCGCGTCCCGCCCCGGCGGGGCCACGAGCGACCGCATCTCCGAGGCGGAGGGCATCCCGCAGCGCTTCCTCGAGGCGATCCTGCGGGACCTGCGGCGCGCCGGGCTCGTGACGAGCCGGCGCGGCCCCGACGGCGGGCACGCGCTCGCCGTCGACGCCGAGACGCTCACCGTCGCGGACGTCATCCGCGCCATCGACGGTCCGCTCGCGCTCGTGCGCAACCTGCGCCCCGAGCAGCTCGACTACCGCGGAGCCTCGACGGCCCTGCAGGACGTCTGGGTGGCGCTGCGGGCGGGCGAGCGGGCGATCCTCGAGGCGACGACCGTCGCCATGGTCGTGCGCGACGAGCTGCCCGAGGTCGTCCTCGACCGCCTGCCGGAGCGGCGTCCGCCGTACGAGATCGGCCTCGACATCTGA
- a CDS encoding sulfate adenylyltransferase subunit 1: MSTTGTTGTDDEAALVHRGADLLRFATAGSVDDGKSTLIGRLLLDSKTVFEDQLASVERASRDRGDEYTNLALLTDGLRAEREQGITIDVAYRYFATPRRKFIIADTPGHVQYTRNMVTGASTADLALVLVDARKGLVEQSRRHAFLATLLQVPHLVLVVNKMDLVDFDEEVFRRIRDEFTDFAARLEVHDVQVVPVSALEGDNVVSRSARTPWYEGPSLLHHLENVHVAGDRNLVDTRFPVQYVIRPQSGRHRDYRGYAGQVAGGVLRPGDEVMVLPSGLTTRIAGIDTADGPVAEAFPPMSVVVRLEDELDVSRGDMVCRPHNAPTPTQDVDAMVCWMDESAPLAPGRKYAVKHTTRSARAVVKEVQYRLDTDTLHRDESADRLGLNDIGRVRLRTTTPLLADEYRRNRTTGGFVLVDEATNRTVGAGMITSA; this comes from the coding sequence ATGAGCACCACGGGCACCACGGGCACCGACGACGAGGCAGCCCTCGTCCACCGCGGCGCGGACCTGCTGAGGTTCGCGACGGCCGGCTCCGTCGACGACGGGAAGAGCACCCTCATCGGGCGCCTGCTCCTCGACAGCAAGACCGTCTTCGAGGACCAGCTGGCCTCGGTCGAGCGCGCGAGCCGCGACCGCGGGGACGAGTACACGAACCTCGCGCTGCTCACCGACGGCCTGCGGGCCGAGCGGGAGCAGGGCATCACCATCGACGTGGCCTACCGCTACTTCGCGACGCCGCGGCGGAAGTTCATCATCGCCGACACGCCGGGGCACGTGCAGTACACGCGGAACATGGTCACCGGGGCCTCGACGGCCGACCTCGCGCTCGTCCTCGTCGACGCGCGCAAGGGCCTCGTCGAGCAGTCGCGGCGGCACGCCTTCCTCGCGACGCTGCTCCAGGTCCCGCACCTCGTGCTCGTCGTCAACAAGATGGACCTCGTCGACTTCGACGAGGAGGTGTTCCGCCGCATCCGCGACGAGTTCACCGACTTCGCCGCGCGCCTGGAGGTCCACGACGTCCAGGTGGTCCCCGTCTCGGCGCTCGAGGGCGACAACGTCGTGAGCCGGTCCGCGCGGACCCCCTGGTACGAGGGCCCGAGCCTCCTGCACCACCTCGAGAACGTCCACGTGGCGGGGGACCGGAACCTCGTCGACACCCGCTTCCCGGTGCAGTACGTCATCCGCCCCCAGTCCGGGCGGCACCGCGACTACCGCGGGTACGCCGGCCAGGTGGCGGGCGGCGTCCTCAGGCCCGGCGACGAGGTGATGGTGCTGCCGTCCGGCCTCACCACGCGGATCGCCGGCATCGACACCGCGGACGGGCCCGTGGCGGAGGCCTTCCCGCCGATGTCGGTCGTCGTGCGGCTCGAGGACGAGCTCGACGTGAGCCGCGGCGACATGGTCTGCCGACCGCACAACGCCCCGACGCCGACGCAGGACGTCGACGCGATGGTCTGCTGGATGGACGAGAGCGCCCCTCTCGCACCGGGTCGCAAGTACGCCGTCAAGCACACGACGCGGAGCGCGCGCGCCGTCGTCAAGGAGGTGCAGTACCGCCTGGACACGGACACGCTCCACCGCGACGAGTCCGCCGACCGCCTGGGCCTCAACGACATCGGCCGGGTCCGGCTGCGGACGACGACGCCCCTGCTGGCCGACGAGTACCGCCGCAACCGCACGACCGGCGGCTTCGTCCTCGTCGACGAGGCGACCAACCGGACGGTGGGCGCCGGGATGATCACCTCCGCCTGA
- the glmU gene encoding bifunctional UDP-N-acetylglucosamine diphosphorylase/glucosamine-1-phosphate N-acetyltransferase GlmU has translation MRSATPKVLHPLAGRTLLGHALATARGAHPERVVVVVRHAREQVVEAARAADPDVVVADQDDVPGTGRAVVCALDALRAVAGEPSGVVVVTCGDTPLLGAATLEGLVDEHVRTGSAVTLLTAVLPDATGYGRVLRGADGGVERVVEHKDATDDERAVREVNSGVYAFDAAVLVDALGRVGRDNAQGEVYLTDVVGIARADGRAVAGLPVDDVAQTEGVNDRVQLARAGAELNRRLLEGWMRAGVTVVDPASTWVDVDVELAPDVRLEPEVQLRGGTRVETGAVVGPSTTLDRCVVRAGATVVRTHGTGAEVGEGASVGPFSYLRPGTRLGADGKIGAYVETKDAVIGAGSKVPHLSYVGDAEIGVGTNVGAATVTVNYDGVRKHRTRIGDHVRIGSDTMLVAPVAVGDGAYTAAGSVIDADVPPGAIGVARARQRVVEGWVERRRAGSPSALAAARARTAGDAPDDDGAAGSTDGTETTRPPAGRDDTHGTPGAHS, from the coding sequence ATGCGATCGGCCACCCCCAAGGTCCTGCACCCGCTCGCCGGCCGCACCCTGCTGGGGCACGCGCTCGCCACGGCCCGCGGCGCGCACCCGGAGCGCGTCGTCGTCGTCGTGCGGCACGCGCGCGAGCAGGTCGTCGAGGCGGCCCGGGCGGCGGACCCGGACGTCGTCGTCGCCGACCAGGACGACGTCCCCGGCACGGGCCGCGCCGTCGTCTGCGCGCTCGACGCCCTCCGGGCCGTCGCGGGCGAGCCGTCCGGCGTCGTCGTCGTCACGTGCGGGGACACGCCGCTGCTGGGCGCCGCGACCCTCGAGGGCCTCGTCGACGAGCACGTGCGGACCGGCAGCGCCGTGACGCTGCTCACCGCCGTCCTGCCCGACGCCACCGGCTACGGCCGGGTGCTGCGCGGCGCCGACGGGGGCGTGGAGCGCGTCGTCGAGCACAAGGACGCGACGGACGACGAGCGCGCGGTCCGCGAGGTCAACAGCGGCGTCTACGCCTTCGACGCCGCCGTCCTCGTCGACGCCCTCGGCCGCGTCGGCCGCGACAACGCCCAGGGCGAGGTCTACCTCACCGACGTCGTCGGCATCGCCCGCGCGGACGGCCGTGCCGTCGCCGGGCTGCCGGTCGACGACGTCGCCCAGACCGAGGGCGTCAACGACCGGGTGCAGCTGGCCCGCGCGGGCGCCGAGCTCAACCGCCGCCTGCTCGAGGGGTGGATGCGGGCGGGCGTCACCGTCGTGGACCCCGCGAGCACCTGGGTCGACGTCGACGTCGAGCTCGCGCCGGACGTCCGCCTCGAGCCCGAGGTGCAGCTGCGCGGCGGGACGCGCGTGGAGACCGGGGCCGTCGTCGGGCCGTCGACCACGCTCGACCGCTGCGTCGTCCGCGCCGGCGCCACCGTCGTCCGGACGCACGGCACGGGCGCGGAGGTGGGGGAGGGCGCCAGCGTCGGCCCCTTCAGCTACCTGCGGCCCGGCACCCGCCTCGGCGCCGACGGCAAGATCGGCGCCTACGTCGAGACGAAGGACGCCGTCATCGGCGCCGGCTCGAAGGTGCCGCACCTGTCCTACGTCGGCGACGCCGAGATCGGCGTCGGCACCAACGTCGGCGCGGCCACGGTCACCGTCAACTACGACGGGGTCCGCAAGCACCGGACCCGCATCGGCGACCACGTCCGCATCGGCAGCGACACCATGCTCGTCGCGCCGGTCGCGGTGGGCGACGGCGCCTACACCGCGGCGGGCTCCGTCATCGACGCGGACGTGCCCCCGGGCGCCATCGGCGTCGCGCGCGCCCGCCAGCGCGTCGTCGAGGGCTGGGTCGAGCGCCGCCGGGCCGGGAGCCCCTCCGCGCTCGCCGCCGCCCGCGCCAGGACCGCCGGGGACGCCCCGGACGACGACGGGGCGGCCGGCAGCACCGACGGCACCGAGACCACCCGGCCCCCCGCGGGCCGGGACGACACCCACGGCACACCAGGAGCGCACTCATGA
- the pth gene encoding aminoacyl-tRNA hydrolase, giving the protein MPDSQGPSAAAEGPWLVVGLGNPGPEYAATRHNVGQMVLDVLAARGGATFRSARGAGGAKAAVAQVRLGVLPGGRPGPAVVLGKPSSYMNLSGGPVAALARFHSVPPGRVAVVHDELDLPGDVVRLKRGGGEGGHNGLRDISKALGTRDYVRVRVGIDRPPGRQDPADYVLRPFGTAERRDLPVLLEEAADAVELLVLHGLEAAQQQVHAPR; this is encoded by the coding sequence GTGCCCGACAGCCAGGGCCCCTCCGCCGCGGCGGAGGGGCCCTGGCTCGTCGTCGGGCTCGGCAACCCCGGTCCCGAGTACGCCGCGACCCGGCACAACGTCGGCCAGATGGTCCTCGACGTCCTCGCGGCGCGCGGCGGCGCCACCTTCCGCTCGGCGCGCGGCGCCGGCGGGGCGAAGGCCGCCGTGGCGCAGGTCCGGCTCGGCGTGCTCCCGGGCGGCCGGCCCGGCCCCGCCGTCGTCCTCGGCAAGCCGTCGTCCTACATGAACCTGTCCGGCGGTCCCGTCGCCGCCCTGGCGCGCTTCCACTCGGTGCCGCCGGGGCGCGTGGCCGTCGTCCACGACGAGCTGGACCTCCCCGGCGACGTCGTCCGCCTCAAGCGGGGCGGTGGCGAGGGCGGCCACAACGGCCTGCGCGACATCTCCAAGGCGCTCGGCACGCGCGACTACGTCCGGGTCCGCGTCGGCATCGACCGCCCGCCCGGCCGCCAGGACCCGGCCGACTACGTGCTGCGGCCCTTCGGCACGGCCGAGCGCCGGGACCTGCCGGTGCTGCTCGAGGAGGCGGCCGACGCCGTCGAGCTCCTCGTCCTCCACGGGCTCGAGGCGGCGCAGCAGCAGGTGCACGCCCCGCGCTGA
- a CDS encoding 50S ribosomal protein L25/general stress protein Ctc, protein MADEIHLSAETRTEFGKGAARRIRRASKIPAVVYGHGEDPRHVTLPGHQTMLAVKRENAVLTLDVEGTEVLALVKDVQREPRRREIEHVDLVLVRRGEKVEVEIAVHVDGEPAPETVVTVEYQTLTLEVDALRIPEGVTVSVEGAEPGTQVLAGQVSLPRGATLVTDPETLVVNVAAARTAEDLEADLAEAESELGIERDESDADAEAAAEDAPAAPAADES, encoded by the coding sequence ATGGCCGACGAGATCCACCTCAGCGCCGAGACGCGCACCGAGTTCGGCAAGGGCGCCGCCCGCCGCATCCGCCGGGCCAGCAAGATCCCCGCCGTCGTCTACGGCCACGGCGAGGACCCGCGCCACGTCACCCTCCCCGGCCACCAGACGATGCTCGCCGTCAAGCGCGAGAACGCCGTCCTCACGCTGGACGTCGAGGGCACCGAGGTCCTCGCCCTCGTCAAGGACGTGCAGCGCGAGCCCCGCCGCCGCGAGATCGAGCACGTGGACCTCGTCCTCGTGCGCCGCGGCGAGAAGGTCGAGGTGGAGATCGCCGTCCACGTCGACGGCGAGCCCGCGCCGGAGACCGTCGTCACCGTCGAGTACCAGACGCTCACCCTCGAGGTCGACGCCCTGCGCATCCCCGAGGGCGTCACCGTGTCCGTCGAGGGCGCCGAGCCCGGCACCCAGGTCCTCGCCGGCCAGGTGTCCCTGCCCCGGGGCGCGACCCTCGTCACCGACCCCGAGACGCTCGTCGTCAACGTGGCCGCGGCCCGCACGGCCGAGGACCTCGAGGCCGACCTCGCCGAGGCCGAGAGCGAGCTCGGCATCGAGCGCGACGAGTCCGACGCCGACGCCGAGGCCGCCGCGGAGGACGCCCCGGCGGCCCCCGCCGCCGACGAGTCCTGA
- a CDS encoding sugar transferase has protein sequence MSAATEDGALAGIGLPGSTSADVVPEAAPGALRVPGARVAGDDEVAAERRGHAAVDRRPWTDRTPFERDGSCPDEVARAAARRRSAWTTPLVRRALLGDGLVAGVVVAATVVSLRAVGTDVEAHAVALAGLLAAAVWVGALGALRGYEWRRLGDGVEEFSSVLRAAVAVVAGLGVVAFSLQLLLPRRLVLVAVPLVALLTCWHRYRLRHHLRTSRARGDVPALRTLVVGDASSVTEMLGDLRRSQGHAMSVVGVCTPDPASWEGGADGSGPAAVGAVATVPQAVVDHDVDVVVVVGSHLSGGALRRLSWALESTGADLVVAPGLVEVTGPALQLRPAAGLSLLHVERPSARSGRMLGKTVLDRVLGSALLLAASPVLLGAALAVRVTTRGPAFYAQERVGVDGSTFTMYKLRTMVVGADSMVDDLVALSDRDGLMFKMRSDPRVTPVGKVLRRLSLDELPQLWNVVRGDMSLVGPRPPLPREYDGYHDSVHLRLRVRPGITGLWQVSGRADLSWEESMRLDLRYVDNWSIAMDLQILWKTGRAVLGRSGAY, from the coding sequence ATGAGCGCAGCGACCGAGGACGGGGCCCTCGCGGGGATCGGCCTGCCGGGCAGCACCTCTGCCGACGTGGTCCCCGAGGCCGCCCCGGGCGCGCTGCGCGTCCCCGGCGCCCGCGTCGCCGGCGACGACGAGGTCGCCGCGGAGCGCCGCGGCCACGCCGCCGTCGACCGCCGACCCTGGACCGACCGCACGCCCTTCGAGCGCGACGGCTCCTGCCCCGACGAGGTCGCCCGCGCGGCGGCCCGCCGGCGGTCCGCCTGGACCACCCCCCTCGTGCGCCGCGCGCTGCTCGGCGACGGCCTCGTCGCCGGCGTCGTCGTCGCGGCCACCGTCGTGTCCCTGCGTGCCGTCGGCACCGACGTGGAGGCGCACGCCGTGGCCCTCGCGGGGCTGCTCGCCGCGGCCGTCTGGGTCGGGGCGCTCGGCGCGCTGCGCGGCTACGAGTGGAGGCGCCTCGGCGACGGGGTCGAGGAGTTCTCCAGCGTCCTGCGCGCCGCCGTGGCGGTCGTGGCGGGGCTCGGCGTCGTCGCCTTCAGCCTCCAGCTCCTGCTCCCGCGCCGGCTCGTCCTCGTGGCGGTCCCGCTCGTCGCGCTGCTCACCTGCTGGCACCGCTACCGCCTGCGCCACCACCTGCGGACCTCGCGGGCCCGGGGCGACGTGCCCGCGCTGCGCACCCTCGTCGTCGGCGACGCCTCGAGCGTCACGGAGATGCTCGGCGACCTGCGGCGCAGCCAGGGCCACGCCATGTCCGTCGTCGGCGTCTGCACGCCGGACCCCGCCTCCTGGGAGGGCGGGGCCGACGGCTCCGGCCCGGCCGCCGTCGGCGCCGTGGCCACCGTGCCGCAGGCGGTCGTCGACCACGACGTCGACGTCGTCGTCGTGGTCGGGTCCCACCTGTCCGGCGGGGCGCTCCGGCGCCTGTCGTGGGCCCTCGAGAGCACGGGGGCCGACCTCGTCGTCGCCCCGGGCCTCGTCGAGGTGACGGGCCCCGCGCTGCAGCTGCGGCCGGCCGCCGGCCTGTCGCTCCTCCACGTCGAGCGCCCCTCGGCGCGCTCCGGCCGCATGCTCGGCAAGACCGTGCTGGACCGGGTCCTCGGCAGCGCGCTGCTGCTCGCCGCCTCGCCGGTCCTGCTCGGGGCCGCCCTGGCCGTGCGGGTGACGACCCGTGGTCCCGCCTTCTACGCCCAGGAGCGCGTCGGCGTCGACGGCAGCACCTTCACGATGTACAAGCTGCGCACCATGGTCGTGGGCGCCGACTCGATGGTCGACGACCTCGTGGCGCTCAGCGACCGCGACGGCCTCATGTTCAAGATGCGCTCCGACCCCCGGGTGACCCCGGTGGGCAAGGTCCTGCGCCGGCTCTCCCTCGACGAGCTGCCCCAGCTGTGGAACGTCGTCCGCGGCGACATGTCGCTCGTCGGGCCGCGGCCCCCGCTGCCGCGCGAGTACGACGGCTACCACGACTCCGTGCACCTGCGCCTGCGCGTGCGCCCCGGCATCACGGGCCTGTGGCAGGTCAGCGGCCGCGCGGACCTGTCGTGGGAGGAGTCGATGCGGCTGGACCTGCGCTACGTCGACAACTGGTCGATCGCCATGGACCTCCAGATCCTCTGGAAGACCGGCCGGGCCGTGCTGGGGCGCTCGGGCGCCTACTGA
- a CDS encoding ribose-phosphate diphosphokinase codes for MTGIRATGEKRLVLVSGRAHPALAEEVAEHLGVELVPTSAYDFANGEIYVRFGESVRGADAFVLQSHTAPINQWLMEQLLMVDALKRASAKRTTVVAPFFPYARQDKKHRGREPISSRLVSDMFKTAGANRLMSVDLHTAQIQGFFDGPVDHLWAMPLLADHIASRVDREQLTVVSPDAGRVRLADQWSDRLGAPLAIIHKRRDPTVPNQVKVHELVGEVEGRTCVLVDDMIDTGGTIVQAAEALVENGAAQVLVAATHAVLSGPAAERLRDSPVAELVTTNTLPIPDERRFPQLTELSIAPLLARAIRAVFDEGSVTSLFDGNS; via the coding sequence ATGACGGGCATCAGGGCGACCGGCGAGAAGCGTCTGGTCCTCGTCAGCGGACGGGCGCACCCGGCGCTGGCGGAGGAGGTGGCCGAGCACCTGGGCGTCGAGCTCGTCCCGACGTCGGCGTACGACTTCGCCAACGGCGAGATCTACGTGCGCTTCGGGGAGTCGGTGCGCGGGGCGGACGCCTTCGTCCTCCAGAGCCACACGGCGCCGATCAACCAGTGGCTCATGGAGCAGCTGCTCATGGTCGACGCCCTCAAGCGCGCCTCGGCCAAGCGCACGACCGTCGTGGCGCCGTTCTTCCCGTACGCCCGGCAGGACAAGAAGCACCGCGGCCGCGAGCCGATCTCCTCGCGCCTCGTCTCGGACATGTTCAAGACGGCGGGCGCCAACCGCCTCATGAGCGTCGACCTGCACACGGCCCAGATCCAGGGCTTCTTCGACGGGCCCGTCGACCACCTCTGGGCCATGCCGCTGCTGGCCGACCACATCGCCTCGCGGGTCGACCGCGAGCAGCTCACCGTCGTCTCGCCCGACGCCGGCCGCGTGCGCCTGGCCGACCAGTGGTCGGACCGCCTCGGCGCCCCGCTGGCCATCATCCACAAGCGGCGCGACCCCACGGTGCCGAACCAGGTCAAGGTGCACGAGCTCGTCGGCGAGGTCGAGGGCCGCACCTGCGTGCTCGTCGACGACATGATCGACACCGGCGGGACGATCGTGCAGGCCGCCGAGGCCCTCGTCGAGAACGGCGCCGCGCAGGTCCTCGTGGCGGCGACGCACGCCGTCCTCTCGGGGCCCGCGGCGGAGCGGCTGCGCGACAGCCCGGTCGCCGAGCTCGTGACGACGAACACGCTGCCGATCCCCGACGAGCGCCGCTTCCCCCAGCTCACCGAGCTGTCCATCGCGCCGCTGCTGGCCCGCGCCATCCGCGCGGTCTTCGACGAGGGCTCGGTCACGAGCCTCTTCGACGGCAACAGCTGA
- a CDS encoding sulfite exporter TauE/SafE family protein, translating into MRGWIVLALVGLAAQLVDGSLGMAYGVTSTTLLIATGTSPALASASVHLAEIGTTLASGASHWKFGNVDWKIVGRLAIPGGVGAFLGATVLSRLSTESAAPYMAGVLLALGVYVAIRFSTGSLQRRPGKVRSRFLLPVGLFGGFLDASGGGGWGPVATPALLTTGKVEPRKVVGTVDTSEFVVAVSASVGFLLGLGSEALDPMIVSALLVGGVIAAPVAAFIVRYMPARVLGAAVGGLIILTNSRTLLRTFDVEATAGPVVYPLLALLWVAAIVYTVRRHRREKAAGVDGWKAAPEDERELEPAAR; encoded by the coding sequence GTGCGCGGATGGATCGTCCTGGCCCTCGTGGGCCTCGCGGCGCAGCTGGTCGACGGCAGCCTCGGCATGGCCTACGGCGTCACCTCGACGACGCTGCTCATCGCGACCGGCACCTCGCCGGCCCTCGCCTCGGCGTCGGTGCACCTCGCCGAGATCGGGACGACGCTCGCGTCGGGCGCCTCGCACTGGAAGTTCGGCAACGTCGACTGGAAGATCGTCGGCCGGCTGGCGATCCCCGGCGGCGTGGGCGCCTTCCTCGGGGCCACCGTCCTGTCGCGGCTGTCGACGGAGTCCGCGGCCCCCTACATGGCGGGCGTGCTGCTGGCGCTCGGCGTCTACGTGGCGATCCGCTTCTCCACCGGCTCGCTGCAGCGGCGCCCGGGCAAGGTCCGCTCGCGCTTCCTGCTGCCCGTCGGCCTCTTCGGCGGCTTCCTCGACGCCAGCGGCGGTGGCGGCTGGGGCCCCGTGGCCACGCCCGCCCTCCTCACCACCGGCAAGGTCGAGCCGCGCAAGGTCGTCGGCACCGTCGACACCTCGGAGTTCGTCGTGGCCGTCTCGGCCAGCGTCGGCTTCCTGCTCGGCCTCGGCTCCGAGGCGCTCGACCCGATGATCGTCTCGGCCCTGCTCGTGGGCGGCGTCATCGCCGCCCCGGTGGCCGCCTTCATCGTCCGGTACATGCCCGCCCGCGTGCTCGGCGCCGCGGTGGGCGGCCTCATCATCCTCACCAACTCGCGGACGCTCCTGCGCACCTTCGACGTCGAGGCGACGGCCGGCCCGGTCGTCTACCCGCTGCTCGCCCTCCTGTGGGTGGCCGCGATCGTCTACACGGTGCGGCGCCACCGCCGCGAGAAGGCCGCCGGCGTCGACGGCTGGAAGGCCGCGCCGGAGGACGAGCGCGAGCTCGAGCCCGCCGCGCGCTGA
- the cysD gene encoding sulfate adenylyltransferase subunit CysD, translating into MTSTTTAGRYQLSQLAALESEAIFVIREVVAELERPVLLFSGGKDSLVMLRLAEKAFAPAPVPFPVLHVDTGHNFAEVLETRDRRAAELGVQLVVASVQDALDRGLVSEPPDGTRNRIQTPVLLEALEKGGYTAIFGGARRDEDKARAKERVFSFRDDFGQWDPKNQRPELWSLYNGRIHPGESIRVFPLSNWTELDIWSYIAAEGLELPSIYYAHEREVFERGGMLFAVHDVCRPREGEEVFTARVRYRTVGDASLTAAVRSDAATAAEIVAEVATTRVTERGATRGDDRFSEAAMEDRKREGYF; encoded by the coding sequence ATGACGTCCACGACGACGGCCGGGCGCTACCAGCTCAGCCAGCTCGCGGCCCTGGAGTCGGAGGCGATCTTCGTCATCCGCGAGGTCGTCGCCGAGCTCGAGCGGCCCGTCCTGCTGTTCTCCGGCGGCAAGGACTCCCTCGTCATGCTGCGGCTGGCCGAGAAGGCCTTCGCGCCGGCGCCGGTGCCCTTCCCCGTGCTCCACGTCGACACCGGCCACAACTTCGCCGAGGTGCTCGAGACCCGCGACCGCCGCGCCGCCGAGCTGGGCGTCCAGCTCGTCGTCGCGAGCGTCCAGGACGCGCTGGACCGCGGGCTCGTCAGCGAGCCGCCGGACGGCACCCGCAACCGCATCCAGACGCCGGTGCTCCTCGAGGCGCTCGAGAAGGGCGGCTACACGGCGATCTTCGGCGGCGCCCGGCGCGACGAGGACAAGGCCCGGGCCAAGGAGCGGGTCTTCAGCTTCCGCGACGACTTCGGCCAGTGGGACCCGAAGAACCAGCGGCCGGAGCTCTGGTCGCTCTACAACGGCCGGATCCACCCCGGCGAGAGCATCCGGGTCTTCCCGCTGTCCAACTGGACCGAGCTGGACATCTGGAGCTACATCGCCGCCGAGGGCCTCGAGCTGCCGAGCATCTACTACGCCCACGAGCGCGAGGTCTTCGAGCGCGGCGGCATGCTCTTCGCCGTCCACGACGTCTGCCGCCCCCGCGAAGGCGAGGAGGTCTTCACCGCCCGCGTGCGCTACCGCACGGTCGGCGACGCCAGCCTCACCGCCGCGGTCCGCTCCGACGCGGCCACCGCCGCGGAGATCGTCGCGGAGGTGGCGACCACCCGGGTCACCGAGCGCGGCGCGACCCGGGGCGACGACCGGTTCAGCGAGGCCGCCATGGAGGACCGCAAGCGCGAGGGGTACTTCTGA
- a CDS encoding 3'(2'),5'-bisphosphate nucleotidase CysQ, translating to MPGSPDAALARAVAEEAGAALLALRAEMLAAGAEPAALRAAGDRRSQEVIAARLAAERPDDAVLSEEAADDPARLTARRVWVVDPLDGTREYGEAAPSADAPAGRTDWAVHVALWEDGDLVAGAVALPARGLVHTSDPAPARPSGDPPVLRLAVSRSRPPAFVTRLADELGAELVPMGSAGVKATAVLRDEVDAYVHAGGQYEWDSAAPVAVARAAGLRTSRVDGSPLRYNRPDPLLPDLVVARPEVADVVLAALARLAPRAGAAAAAAPEHPAEAPR from the coding sequence ATGCCCGGCAGTCCCGACGCCGCCCTGGCCCGCGCCGTCGCCGAGGAGGCCGGCGCCGCGCTGCTGGCCCTGCGCGCGGAGATGCTCGCCGCCGGCGCCGAGCCGGCCGCGCTGCGGGCCGCGGGCGACCGCCGGTCGCAGGAGGTCATCGCGGCCCGGCTCGCCGCCGAGCGCCCCGACGACGCCGTCCTGTCCGAGGAGGCGGCCGACGACCCGGCCCGGCTGACCGCCCGCCGCGTCTGGGTCGTCGACCCGCTCGACGGCACGCGGGAGTACGGCGAGGCGGCGCCGTCCGCGGACGCGCCGGCGGGGCGCACCGACTGGGCCGTGCACGTGGCCCTGTGGGAGGACGGCGACCTCGTCGCCGGGGCCGTCGCGCTGCCCGCCCGGGGGCTCGTCCACACGAGCGACCCCGCGCCCGCCCGGCCCTCGGGCGACCCGCCGGTCCTCCGGCTCGCCGTCAGCCGCTCCCGCCCGCCCGCCTTCGTCACGCGGCTCGCCGACGAGCTGGGCGCCGAGCTCGTGCCCATGGGGTCCGCCGGCGTCAAGGCGACCGCCGTCCTGCGCGACGAGGTCGACGCGTACGTCCACGCCGGCGGCCAGTACGAGTGGGACTCGGCGGCCCCGGTCGCCGTCGCCCGGGCCGCCGGGCTGCGGACGAGCCGCGTCGACGGCTCCCCGCTGCGCTACAACCGACCCGACCCGCTGCTGCCCGACCTCGTGGTGGCACGCCCGGAGGTGGCCGACGTCGTGCTCGCGGCGCTGGCCCGCCTCGCCCCCCGGGCGGGGGCCGCTGCGGCCGCCGCCCCCGAGCACCCCGCGGAGGCACCGCGATGA